In one window of Cytophagaceae bacterium ABcell3 DNA:
- a CDS encoding transposase, translating into MKGKRRKFTAAFKAQVAVEALKERDSLADLASRFEVHPNMISKWKQEFLERSSAVFEKDSSEQNQEPSIDPEKLYAKIGKLELENDFLKKSLGKLGK; encoded by the coding sequence ATGAAAGGAAAAAGAAGAAAGTTTACTGCCGCATTCAAAGCACAAGTTGCTGTTGAAGCTTTAAAAGAAAGAGATAGCTTGGCAGATTTGGCAAGTCGTTTTGAGGTTCACCCTAATATGATCAGTAAGTGGAAGCAAGAGTTTCTTGAAAGGTCCTCAGCAGTCTTTGAGAAAGACAGTTCAGAGCAAAATCAGGAGCCTTCTATTGATCCTGAAAAGCTTTATGCAAAAATTGGCAAGCTTGAACTGGAGAATGACTTTTTAAAAAAAAGCTTAGGAAAGTTGGGGAAGTAA
- a CDS encoding ISAs1 family transposase: MSEPRRTIKGNFKYPLQEILFLCVSAVVSNAGDWHEIVTFGKEKIEWLRKFFPYRNGVPSHDTLERVFAKIVPDEFGECFVEWASTMFRPVENETINIDGKRIRGSYDNRKGANALHMVSAYATANQLTLGQLAVPDKSNEITAIPKLLDMITVENTTVTIDAMGCQKDITEKIIRKNGDYVIAVKNNQKELFQQIDRAFKKQVIADVHKQIDTGHGRLESRTCKLINDLRFIDAAHQWCGIKSVARLESERYNKLTGKQEQQVRYYISSHDKTAEWLNGTIRNHWAIENKLHWSLDVVFGEDSSRRRKGYTAQNFHILNKVSLILLQKHKSKEGILENC, translated from the coding sequence GTGTCAGAACCAAGAAGAACCATCAAAGGCAATTTCAAATATCCGCTGCAGGAGATCCTGTTTCTGTGCGTAAGTGCCGTTGTCAGCAATGCGGGGGACTGGCATGAGATTGTTACATTCGGCAAAGAAAAAATTGAATGGCTACGTAAATTTTTTCCTTACCGTAACGGTGTCCCTTCGCACGATACCCTGGAAAGGGTATTTGCAAAGATAGTACCGGATGAATTTGGCGAGTGTTTTGTAGAGTGGGCATCAACCATGTTCAGACCAGTCGAAAACGAGACAATCAATATTGACGGGAAGCGGATCCGTGGATCGTATGACAACAGAAAGGGCGCCAATGCATTGCACATGGTATCGGCTTATGCCACCGCTAACCAGCTTACCCTCGGTCAATTGGCCGTGCCAGACAAAAGCAACGAGATCACAGCCATTCCCAAGCTTTTGGATATGATAACTGTTGAAAACACAACAGTGACAATAGATGCCATGGGCTGCCAAAAAGATATTACGGAAAAAATAATCCGGAAAAACGGTGATTATGTAATTGCTGTAAAGAACAACCAGAAAGAGCTATTCCAGCAAATAGACAGGGCTTTTAAAAAACAGGTAATTGCAGATGTGCACAAACAGATAGACACGGGACATGGCAGGTTGGAGAGCCGCACCTGCAAACTGATAAATGACCTGAGGTTCATAGATGCAGCACATCAATGGTGCGGCATAAAGTCAGTGGCAAGGTTAGAGTCAGAGCGCTATAACAAGCTTACAGGAAAGCAGGAGCAACAGGTGAGGTATTATATAAGCAGCCATGACAAGACCGCTGAATGGCTTAACGGTACAATACGCAACCACTGGGCAATTGAAAACAAGCTGCACTGGAGCCTGGATGTGGTTTTTGGGGAAGATAGTTCCAGAAGAAGAAAGGGATATACAGCACAAAACTTCCACATCTTAAATAAAGTGTCCCTGATCTTGTTACAAAAACATAAATCTAAGGAGGGGATACTGGAAAATTGTTAA
- a CDS encoding RHS repeat-associated core domain-containing protein encodes MQKQDGSYKSTTYIDGIFEHTRESISAAAYAIPNLEVGQWTIGVYDQGTAIPDLEIGQWIIGQYGGSTTEQNTLHIMDDQSRIATIRLGDAMGDITPAIKYNLEDHLGSSSIQLDTNGTLVNSEEYYPFGETSFGSYGKKRYRFCGKEKDEESGLYYYGMRYYNAWTCRFVSVDPLAGKYPYYTPYQYAGNQPIIFTDLDGLEPDGNNNGQDGGSDNESSKNEVDVQQKQRGNETTTIINGVETRRGDNGIEVFHPEGGHKGFWESLNESKVEKVEKQKDNIQNYYDGIEVVEEVEEDISEDLTVEESAVEEVDVKVGSKIGKNNEQGKQVGENQKVETEKREDKIDNTKYALDRVGEGLELSKDAAKKARNDVEKDLGKKKNTLDKQKQKAKVSPKLQKAIKVIENALKKINKLLKGLRLGSLFADITSTALSILKALKNPTGENIFDAIYDTIGVVLSNVFKFGGWAISLFFSSFQESDTYKEIRKEVLEF; translated from the coding sequence GTGCAAAAGCAGGACGGTTCTTATAAAAGCACTACCTACATAGACGGGATATTTGAGCATACCAGGGAAAGCATCAGTGCCGCTGCCTATGCCATCCCGAACCTGGAGGTAGGCCAGTGGACTATTGGTGTATATGACCAGGGTACAGCGATACCGGATTTGGAAATAGGCCAGTGGATAATAGGGCAGTACGGTGGCAGTACCACAGAGCAGAACACCCTGCACATCATGGACGACCAGAGCCGCATAGCCACCATACGCCTTGGCGATGCCATGGGTGACATCACCCCTGCTATTAAGTACAACCTCGAAGACCATCTGGGCAGCAGCAGTATACAATTAGATACAAATGGTACGTTGGTAAACAGTGAGGAGTATTACCCCTTTGGGGAAACTTCTTTTGGCAGCTATGGGAAAAAGCGGTACAGGTTCTGTGGGAAGGAAAAAGACGAGGAGAGCGGGCTGTACTACTATGGCATGAGGTATTATAATGCATGGACGTGCAGGTTTGTTAGTGTGGATCCGCTGGCGGGGAAGTATCCCTACTATACGCCGTACCAGTATGCAGGTAACCAGCCCATAATTTTTACCGACCTTGATGGTTTGGAGCCTGATGGGAATAATAATGGGCAGGATGGTGGTTCTGATAATGAATCTTCTAAAAATGAAGTTGATGTTCAGCAAAAACAAAGAGGAAACGAAACAACCACAATAATTAATGGAGTGGAAACCAGGAGAGGTGATAATGGGATAGAAGTGTTTCATCCAGAAGGAGGGCATAAAGGGTTTTGGGAATCACTTAATGAGAGCAAGGTAGAAAAAGTAGAGAAACAAAAGGATAATATACAAAATTATTATGATGGCATTGAGGTAGTTGAAGAAGTTGAGGAAGATATAAGTGAAGATCTGACAGTGGAGGAAAGTGCTGTAGAAGAGGTAGATGTTAAAGTAGGTTCAAAAATTGGAAAAAATAATGAACAGGGTAAACAAGTTGGTGAAAATCAGAAAGTAGAAACAGAGAAAAGAGAGGATAAAATTGATAATACAAAGTATGCTCTTGACAGAGTGGGAGAAGGATTAGAATTAAGTAAGGATGCAGCTAAGAAGGCGAGAAATGATGTTGAGAAGGATCTTGGCAAAAAGAAGAATACTTTAGATAAACAGAAACAAAAAGCAAAAGTATCCCCTAAACTACAAAAGGCAATTAAGGTAATAGAGAATGCACTAAAGAAGATAAATAAGTTGCTAAAGGGGTTGCGGTTGGGTAGTTTGTTCGCTGATATTACCAGCACAGCTTTGTCTATTTTAAAAGCACTAAAAAACCCAACAGGTGAAAATATTTTTGATGCCATTTATGATACAATTGGTGTTGTTTTAAGTAATGTTTTTAAGTTCGGAGGTTGGGCAATTTCTTTGTTTTTTTCATCTTTCCAAGAAAGTGATACATATAAAGAAATTAGAAAAGAAGTGCTTGAATTTTAA
- a CDS encoding WG repeat-containing protein, whose product MSLKIVLFLFFFFLFKQGVEAQRDTFSEHYPLLVKKNKKFGYVNRENIFIIPPSYELADSFIGGLAPVRMKGKWGYIDVNGKIVIAPQWDDAFGFVEGIAVVYKNKKRIYINKQGKVILRKNRYGYNPCFSEGYAVVTNGKKWGYVDSTGKQAIGFIYEEAYSFSDGLARVKQQGKWSYINYSGKVVLTTNFEEVYDFSDGMAVVYSNGKKGVIDKKGELVISLHYSAIGEFKTGIASYQLASNGKWGYINKEGEILTEPAFTQARTFSEGFAAVKMNGKWGYVKSNIDTLSSLTFDEAYPFSDERAFVKIGNKYGVIDNAGKTIAEPVYDDFNLNGFKNGVAMVYIGGTEEEFFTVDNTTVKMGYIDKNGNYIWKPSN is encoded by the coding sequence ATGAGCTTAAAAATTGTACTATTTTTATTTTTCTTCTTTTTGTTTAAGCAAGGCGTAGAGGCTCAGAGGGACACATTCTCTGAACATTATCCATTGTTAGTTAAAAAAAATAAGAAGTTTGGATATGTGAACAGAGAGAATATATTTATTATTCCTCCATCCTATGAACTAGCAGATTCATTCATCGGTGGATTGGCTCCCGTAAGAATGAAAGGTAAGTGGGGTTATATTGATGTGAATGGTAAAATAGTTATTGCTCCTCAATGGGATGATGCATTTGGTTTTGTTGAAGGAATTGCGGTAGTGTATAAGAATAAAAAGAGAATATACATTAACAAACAAGGGAAGGTTATTCTTCGAAAGAATAGATATGGTTACAATCCATGTTTTTCAGAAGGGTATGCTGTTGTAACTAATGGCAAGAAGTGGGGTTATGTTGATAGCACAGGGAAACAGGCTATAGGGTTTATATATGAAGAAGCGTATAGCTTTAGTGATGGATTAGCCAGAGTAAAACAACAAGGTAAGTGGAGTTATATTAATTACAGCGGGAAGGTTGTTTTAACTACCAACTTTGAGGAAGTATACGATTTTTCAGATGGTATGGCAGTTGTTTATTCCAATGGAAAAAAAGGGGTAATTGACAAGAAAGGAGAATTAGTAATTTCATTACATTATTCTGCTATCGGAGAATTTAAAACAGGTATAGCTTCTTATCAACTTGCTTCAAATGGCAAATGGGGGTATATAAATAAGGAAGGGGAAATTCTAACTGAACCTGCATTTACCCAAGCAAGAACCTTCTCTGAAGGTTTTGCAGCGGTAAAAATGAATGGTAAATGGGGGTATGTTAAATCCAACATCGACACCCTATCGTCATTAACTTTTGATGAGGCTTATCCCTTTTCAGATGAGAGGGCTTTTGTAAAGATAGGAAACAAATACGGTGTGATTGATAATGCTGGAAAAACTATTGCAGAACCAGTGTATGATGACTTTAATCTCAATGGTTTTAAAAATGGTGTAGCTATGGTATATATAGGAGGGACTGAGGAGGAATTTTTTACTGTTGATAACACCACTGTAAAAATGGGGTATATAGATAAAAATGGTAACTACATTTGGAAACCTTCAAATTAA
- a CDS encoding RHS repeat-associated core domain-containing protein: protein MQKQDGSYKSTTYIDGIFEHTRESISAAAYAIPNLEVGQWTIGVYDQGTAIPDLEIGQWIIGQYGGSTTEQNTLHIMDDQSRIATIRLGDAMGDITPAIKYNLEDHLGSSSIQLDTNGTLVNSEEYYPFGETSFGSYGKKRYRFCGKEKDEESGLYYYGMRYYNAWTCRFVSVDPLAGKFPHLSPYNYAGNKPITHKDLYGLQGTGDEPVDSGNDNMQIDPGDENFGKHKEGDLVPEKEWTDKDVGKRIKVNGTEYEITGLRKENYKYYKDSDGNKRYTNRRAERVPMSEMGKIPGVDKNHPDLVPIGGRAKELDFKPESASRNVPILKEYIPPPPPPVKDPDPIVGPDPIVDPLDPVEEPVDPGPTTSNLNLDVPFKGNRVSIRDPKAAEQVLTPILESLLADPRNNVTLRPNTNWSQGQDIPDLWGLIGDADTSDELVQGRGHTITKWFTDRGVDPSQINIVIDKDNFNTTINVTGVLQMFK from the coding sequence GTGCAAAAGCAGGACGGTTCTTATAAAAGCACTACCTACATAGACGGGATATTTGAGCATACCAGGGAAAGCATCAGTGCCGCTGCCTATGCCATCCCGAACCTAGAGGTAGGCCAGTGGACTATTGGTGTATATGACCAGGGTACAGCGATACCGGATTTGGAAATAGGCCAGTGGATAATAGGGCAGTACGGTGGCAGTACCACAGAGCAGAACACCCTGCACATCATGGACGACCAGAGCCGCATAGCCACCATACGCCTTGGCGATGCCATGGGTGACATCACCCCTGCTATTAAGTACAACCTCGAAGACCATCTGGGCAGCAGCAGTATACAATTAGATACAAATGGTACGTTGGTAAACAGTGAGGAGTATTACCCCTTTGGGGAAACTTCTTTTGGCAGCTATGGGAAAAAGCGGTACAGGTTCTGTGGGAAGGAAAAAGACGAGGAGAGCGGGCTGTACTACTATGGCATGAGGTATTATAATGCATGGACGTGCAGGTTTGTTAGTGTGGATCCGCTGGCGGGGAAATTTCCACACCTAAGTCCGTACAATTATGCAGGTAATAAACCTATTACTCATAAAGATTTATATGGTTTGCAGGGAACGGGTGATGAACCTGTGGATAGCGGAAACGATAATATGCAGATTGATCCGGGAGATGAGAATTTTGGAAAGCACAAAGAAGGAGATTTAGTCCCTGAAAAAGAGTGGACAGATAAGGATGTAGGGAAAAGAATAAAAGTGAACGGAACGGAGTATGAAATTACAGGATTAAGAAAAGAGAACTATAAGTATTACAAAGATTCTGACGGGAATAAAAGATATACAAATAGACGAGCGGAAAGAGTCCCTATGTCAGAGATGGGAAAAATTCCTGGGGTTGACAAGAACCATCCTGATTTAGTTCCTATTGGAGGAAGAGCAAAAGAATTAGACTTTAAACCAGAATCAGCTTCAAGGAATGTACCTATTCTTAAAGAATATATTCCACCTCCACCGCCACCAGTAAAAGATCCAGATCCAATAGTAGGTCCAGATCCAATAGTAGATCCGCTAGACCCAGTAGAAGAACCGGTGGATCCGGGCCCTACTACAAGCAACCTTAATCTGGATGTTCCTTTTAAAGGTAATAGGGTTTCTATAAGAGATCCCAAAGCAGCAGAGCAAGTTTTAACTCCAATTCTTGAATCTCTTCTAGCTGATCCAAGAAATAATGTGACTTTAAGACCCAATACTAACTGGAGTCAGGGGCAGGATATTCCCGACCTTTGGGGCTTGATTGGAGATGCAGATACATCTGACGAATTAGTTCAAGGAAGAGGACATACAATAACAAAATGGTTTACAGATAGAGGTGTAGACCCTTCACAGATTAATATTGTTATTGATAAAGATAATTTTAATACAACAATAAATGTTACAGGAGTACTGCAAATGTTTAAGTAG
- a CDS encoding transposase codes for MQISIFQDPYQYSYKWHIFKGTDLGKIYDTIPWDDLEECLPTQNSPVGAPRWFSNKGMFALMFLKAYLNLSDEKLIERFNTDFSLQFFCGKNLNNEIVKDKTIVSRIRTYIADHADMDKVQGALVNAWKKDMGNTHVLLMDATCYESYVRFPTDVKLLWECCKFVFEKQLYKYCKVLKIARPRSKYFVQKKLQLGYDRIRRKTYNKGLKRRKSLVYLLEKGLKQLDELLETYPSITLNPLQANYLSTSKKILEQQTFLLSNPAKELKNRIVSLSKPYLRPIIRGKETKPVEFGAKVHMMQVDGINIIDHISFDAFNEGTRLKTCVTKHKGIFKECHQLGADKIYATNANRNFLTENKIFTCFPKKGPKKHGKAESVLQSAIGAKRATVMEGSFGVEKEHYGLRKIKARQEKTERVWIFFGIMTANAARIAKRKSVQDSPHLQQVA; via the coding sequence ATGCAGATATCTATTTTTCAAGACCCGTACCAATATTCTTACAAGTGGCATATTTTTAAGGGAACTGACTTAGGGAAGATATATGATACGATTCCTTGGGATGACCTGGAAGAATGTTTGCCTACTCAAAATAGTCCTGTAGGGGCGCCACGATGGTTTAGCAACAAGGGAATGTTTGCCCTGATGTTTTTAAAGGCCTATTTAAACCTAAGCGATGAAAAGCTGATTGAGAGGTTCAATACCGACTTTAGCCTCCAATTCTTTTGCGGTAAAAATCTTAACAATGAGATTGTTAAAGACAAGACTATTGTAAGTCGGATTAGAACCTATATAGCAGATCATGCCGATATGGATAAAGTACAAGGAGCCCTGGTCAATGCCTGGAAAAAGGATATGGGCAATACCCATGTACTTTTGATGGATGCTACATGTTATGAAAGCTACGTTCGCTTTCCAACTGACGTAAAACTTCTTTGGGAGTGCTGTAAGTTTGTTTTTGAAAAGCAGCTATATAAGTATTGCAAGGTATTAAAGATAGCCCGGCCCAGGAGCAAATACTTTGTCCAGAAGAAGCTTCAGTTGGGTTATGACCGTATAAGGCGAAAGACTTATAACAAAGGGCTAAAGCGAAGAAAGTCATTGGTTTATTTATTAGAAAAAGGGCTTAAGCAGTTAGATGAATTACTGGAAACATACCCATCAATCACATTAAACCCTCTGCAAGCAAATTACTTGTCAACTTCAAAAAAGATACTTGAGCAACAAACTTTTTTACTAAGCAACCCTGCCAAAGAACTAAAAAACAGAATAGTAAGTTTGTCAAAGCCTTACCTTAGGCCGATAATAAGGGGAAAGGAAACCAAGCCTGTTGAATTTGGAGCCAAGGTACACATGATGCAGGTTGACGGAATCAATATAATAGACCACATCAGTTTTGATGCATTTAATGAAGGGACAAGGTTAAAAACCTGTGTAACAAAGCACAAAGGAATATTTAAAGAGTGCCATCAATTAGGTGCGGACAAAATATACGCTACCAATGCCAACCGCAACTTTCTTACAGAAAATAAAATATTTACCTGCTTCCCCAAAAAAGGCCCTAAAAAACACGGCAAGGCTGAATCTGTACTTCAATCAGCAATAGGGGCAAAACGGGCCACGGTTATGGAGGGGAGTTTTGGTGTTGAGAAAGAACACTATGGATTAAGAAAGATAAAGGCAAGGCAGGAAAAAACGGAAAGAGTCTGGATTTTCTTTGGAATTATGACCGCCAATGCTGCCAGAATAGCCAAAAGAAAATCCGTCCAAGACTCACCACATCTACAACAAGTGGCTTAG
- a CDS encoding Imm26 family immunity protein, with the protein MGRKKTYAPIGGVFKIKLENDYFIYGRIITSAWCAFYDFKTNKEIGNLEFILSKPIKYTTAVDIKSIGSIFEIIGELPLEDKFQILPYRAKPDKSLNPDGTYKEIYIIFEADGRMRVTENKEEVIGMEMPIVWSEENIQQILIDMYSGRTSPLKERYTIR; encoded by the coding sequence ATGGGAAGAAAGAAAACATATGCTCCTATAGGTGGAGTCTTTAAGATAAAATTAGAAAATGATTATTTTATCTATGGTAGAATAATCACATCAGCATGGTGTGCTTTTTATGATTTTAAAACAAATAAGGAAATTGGAAATTTAGAATTTATTCTATCGAAACCCATTAAATATACCACTGCTGTTGATATTAAATCGATTGGTAGTATTTTTGAAATAATTGGAGAATTGCCTCTAGAAGATAAATTTCAAATATTACCATATAGAGCAAAACCAGACAAGTCCTTAAATCCGGATGGTACTTATAAGGAGATTTATATAATATTTGAAGCTGATGGCCGTATGCGTGTTACAGAAAACAAAGAAGAAGTAATAGGCATGGAAATGCCTATTGTTTGGAGCGAGGAGAATATTCAACAAATTTTGATAGATATGTATTCAGGCCGTACAAGTCCATTAAAAGAAAGATATACGATCCGTTAG
- a CDS encoding LysM peptidoglycan-binding domain-containing protein, translated as MVTTFGNLQINLNNNKAPLAGGTINFSPYTYANCNPVMMNDPTGGKAEGTGDGDPPANDPQTHNVEEGDTLSGLAEKYGTTVDNLRTLNPQTQKRKQSDQINIGETLSISGESPGSSLPSSEKAKTIQSKAYVIGEKEPVDVDLPTPEALKEGNWEHHRQEWLAKNARSISLFNTKGGTVGLRASQEIFADYAGPMMIQAYAAALFELAFAAPYVLPASRVGRVAPKVKVPAPLPAKRISLKSFNSLDDLGQLFKNKNLTNVSDDLVSSGWKKLEGDWGTRSVFEKQIGNKRFYAQWETNVVHSTNNKPVSYWKLTYGKINATSKNTIRVSPYPNFKP; from the coding sequence ATGGTAACTACATTTGGAAACCTTCAAATTAATTTAAACAATAACAAAGCCCCGCTGGCGGGGGGAACAATCAATTTTTCTCCTTATACGTATGCCAACTGTAATCCTGTAATGATGAATGATCCAACAGGAGGTAAAGCTGAAGGGACTGGTGATGGTGATCCTCCTGCTAATGATCCTCAAACCCATAATGTAGAAGAAGGGGACACTTTGTCTGGCCTTGCTGAGAAATATGGTACAACTGTTGATAATTTAAGAACGTTAAACCCACAAACTCAGAAAAGGAAACAAAGTGATCAAATAAATATAGGAGAAACATTAAGTATTTCAGGCGAGTCTCCAGGTTCTTCATTACCATCTTCAGAAAAGGCAAAAACAATACAATCTAAAGCATATGTAATTGGTGAAAAAGAGCCAGTCGATGTGGATTTGCCGACTCCTGAAGCTTTGAAGGAAGGTAACTGGGAGCATCACAGGCAAGAATGGTTGGCTAAGAATGCAAGGTCTATCAGTCTGTTTAATACTAAAGGAGGAACTGTAGGCTTAAGAGCGAGCCAGGAAATTTTTGCTGACTATGCTGGGCCTATGATGATACAGGCTTATGCTGCCGCACTATTTGAATTAGCCTTTGCTGCACCATATGTTTTACCGGCTTCGAGAGTTGGGCGTGTTGCTCCGAAAGTGAAAGTTCCTGCCCCTCTTCCTGCTAAGAGGATAAGTTTGAAGTCATTCAACAGTTTAGATGATCTGGGACAGTTATTCAAAAATAAGAACTTAACGAATGTATCGGATGATCTGGTTAGTAGTGGATGGAAAAAATTAGAGGGTGACTGGGGAACTCGAAGCGTCTTCGAAAAACAGATAGGGAATAAAAGATTTTATGCTCAATGGGAGACAAATGTTGTGCATTCAACCAACAATAAACCCGTAAGTTACTGGAAACTGACTTATGGTAAAATAAATGCAACTTCAAAAAATACAATCCGAGTATCACCTTATCCGAACTTTAAACCTTAA
- a CDS encoding helix-turn-helix transcriptional regulator, producing the protein MSIGENIKRIREEKGLTQLQIAELINMHRSNYSKVESGQRDISVDALNKVAKYFGMTIDQIVNFDGAVPKEITVEDKTLMEQVKLIQELEPEEKNMVFKMIDTFLTKKKFKDFFQKNIAAL; encoded by the coding sequence ATGAGCATAGGGGAAAATATAAAGCGCATCAGGGAGGAAAAAGGCCTTACACAGCTGCAAATTGCCGAACTTATAAATATGCACCGTTCTAACTACTCTAAAGTAGAAAGCGGACAAAGGGACATTTCTGTAGATGCATTAAATAAAGTAGCAAAGTATTTCGGTATGACCATTGACCAGATCGTTAACTTTGACGGGGCGGTGCCAAAGGAAATTACCGTGGAAGATAAAACCCTGATGGAGCAGGTAAAGCTTATCCAGGAACTGGAACCCGAAGAAAAAAACATGGTCTTTAAAATGATCGATACGTTCCTGACAAAGAAAAAATTCAAAGACTTCTTTCAAAAAAATATTGCGGCGTTATAA
- a CDS encoding RHS repeat-associated core domain-containing protein codes for MQKQDGSYKSTTYIDGIFEHTRESISAAAYAIPNLEIGQWTIGVYDQGTAIPDLEIGQWIIGQYGGSTTEQNTLHIMDDQSRIATIRLGDAMGDITPAIKYNLEDHLGSSSIQLDTNGTLVNSEEYYPFGETSFGSYGKKRYRFCGKEKDEESGLYYYGMRYYSAWTCRFINIDPLAAKFPFYTPYQYSGNNPITFYDLDGQETSDNDNTGTPTNGQQDHDVNEHGEAIPKTVRMMRGNYGEGEKIKVAPTSKEPASTNLTEIELYQFALLRYLEPGQHLIGENQYIDETFETAESEVQYFFGHNVPAYSSSEEGTKVAHESTLAGLLSSDPIQNQQAVEQIQKQRNLSYFIDYGSVLGMLIGPIKGKAAAPKVAASAELALKEYFSKLNVWNYIKSTQPVYKGTVIPKSFELTTAKGSSLWVHPNATKHIAQDVHRSGISGLSSSVRSQISLNSLRSAVNQLETQGGIKLGEMHRIGNWELKFSAPRQAGDLPVLYHARPIR; via the coding sequence GTGCAAAAGCAGGACGGTTCTTATAAAAGCACTACCTACATAGACGGGATATTTGAGCATACCAGGGAAAGCATCAGTGCCGCTGCCTATGCCATCCCGAACCTGGAGATAGGCCAGTGGACTATTGGTGTATATGACCAGGGTACAGCGATACCGGATTTGGAAATAGGCCAGTGGATAATAGGGCAGTACGGTGGCAGTACCACAGAGCAGAACACCCTGCACATCATGGACGACCAGAGCCGCATAGCCACCATACGCCTTGGCGATGCCATGGGTGACATCACCCCTGCTATTAAGTACAACCTCGAAGACCATCTGGGCAGCAGCAGTATACAATTAGATACAAATGGTACGTTGGTAAACAGTGAGGAGTATTATCCTTTCGGGGAGACTTCTTTCGGGAGCTATGGGAAAAAGCGGTACAGGTTCTGTGGGAAGGAAAAAGACGAGGAATCTGGGCTGTACTACTACGGCATGAGGTACTACAGTGCATGGACGTGTAGGTTTATTAATATAGATCCTTTAGCTGCAAAATTTCCTTTTTACACACCTTATCAGTATAGTGGGAATAACCCCATAACCTTTTATGATTTAGATGGACAGGAAACCTCTGATAATGATAATACAGGTACTCCTACAAATGGTCAGCAAGATCATGATGTGAATGAACATGGTGAGGCAATCCCAAAAACTGTCCGTATGATGCGGGGGAATTACGGAGAAGGAGAGAAAATAAAAGTAGCACCTACAAGCAAAGAGCCGGCTTCAACTAATTTAACTGAGATTGAACTATATCAATTTGCTCTTCTTCGATATTTAGAACCAGGTCAGCACCTTATTGGTGAAAATCAATATATAGATGAAACTTTTGAAACTGCAGAGTCAGAAGTTCAATACTTTTTTGGACATAATGTTCCCGCTTATTCTTCTTCGGAGGAAGGAACTAAAGTTGCCCATGAATCTACTCTTGCTGGTCTTTTAAGTTCAGATCCAATACAGAATCAACAGGCTGTTGAGCAAATTCAAAAGCAGAGAAATCTTTCATACTTTATTGATTATGGATCCGTTCTGGGCATGCTAATTGGTCCGATTAAAGGAAAAGCTGCAGCACCTAAAGTAGCAGCTTCTGCAGAACTTGCATTGAAAGAATATTTTTCAAAATTAAATGTCTGGAATTATATTAAATCCACTCAGCCTGTCTATAAAGGTACAGTTATCCCTAAATCATTTGAGCTTACTACTGCAAAAGGTTCTTCATTATGGGTTCATCCTAATGCTACTAAGCATATTGCGCAAGATGTTCATAGATCTGGAATATCTGGTTTGTCATCTTCTGTAAGATCTCAAATAAGTTTAAACAGTTTAAGAAGTGCGGTAAACCAATTAGAGACTCAAGGAGGAATAAAATTAGGAGAGATGCATAGGATAGGAAATTGGGAACTTAAATTTAGTGCTCCAAGACAAGCCGGTGATTTGCCAGTATTATACCATGCAAGACCAATTAGATAG